The following coding sequences are from one Phycisphaeraceae bacterium window:
- a CDS encoding type II secretion system protein: MHAFPRVRGRSVRAFTLIELLVVIAIIAVLVGLLLPAMARARSAAKAAVCLSNIRMLEVGHTMYMDDSKGLFIDADLPHGGAGDPRRSWVQTLQQYFSTPLVIRSPVDRSTQWSVLEGGTSSGLTLRQAWDRLEDDDPSNDPRAGDICRWTSYGLNNLVVPSKTFSARPGGPLFDRISAVERPYGTVHFLMMAFEGEFARSDHTHIENWAPVMGSGSEVPGNASAQVQIDAHGGPPRSFGSVGNWGFLDGHAATLKFGEVWKNRERQKFWPPYAF, translated from the coding sequence ATGCACGCGTTCCCTCGGGTTCGAGGGCGGAGCGTTCGCGCGTTCACGCTCATCGAGCTGCTGGTTGTCATTGCGATCATCGCGGTCTTGGTCGGCCTGTTGCTCCCGGCGATGGCAAGGGCCCGCAGCGCCGCGAAGGCGGCGGTGTGCCTGAGCAACATCCGGATGCTCGAGGTCGGTCACACCATGTACATGGACGACTCCAAGGGTCTGTTCATCGATGCGGACCTGCCCCACGGCGGCGCGGGGGATCCGCGCCGGTCGTGGGTTCAGACGCTGCAGCAGTACTTCTCGACGCCGCTGGTGATCCGATCACCGGTGGATCGGAGCACGCAGTGGAGCGTGCTCGAGGGAGGAACGAGCAGCGGCCTGACACTGCGGCAGGCGTGGGATCGGCTGGAGGACGATGATCCCTCGAACGACCCGCGGGCGGGCGATATCTGCCGGTGGACCAGCTACGGGCTGAACAATCTGGTCGTGCCGAGCAAGACATTCTCGGCCAGGCCTGGTGGGCCGCTGTTTGACCGCATCAGCGCGGTCGAGCGGCCGTACGGCACGGTGCACTTCCTGATGATGGCGTTCGAGGGAGAGTTTGCTCGCTCCGATCACACGCACATCGAGAACTGGGCCCCGGTCATGGGGTCAGGTTCCGAGGTGCCAGGAAACGCGAGTGCGCAGGTCCAGATCGATGCGCACGGCGGGCCGCCCCGCTCGTTCGGATCGGTCGGCAACTGGGGTTTCCTCGACGGTCACGCGGCGACACTGAAGTTCGGCGAGGTGTGGAAGAACCGGGAGCGGCAGAAGTTCTGGCCGCCATACGCGTTCTGA
- a CDS encoding DEAD/DEAH box helicase, producing MTQPDSPIPSPNTNPLPADSAPAAGAAPSGEGHPHVPPAGDARANEIFNTTTKFADLGLRNSVLKAIEELGFVHPTLIQATLIPVILAGHDVLGQAKTGTGKTAAFGLPMIHGAERGKEFQGLVLVPTRELAVQVASDIARFAVHTPIKTSAVFGGENVKTQAQRLAKGPEILVATPGRIMDMAQRGLLHYRNVRTVVLDEVDRMLDIGFRDDIRRILRSCPAPGPRDQGGRQTVFVSATISGEIESLARSHALNPQKIVSTSGALTATMVKQFHLTVERWDKRRLLAHLLTHEEPALTVVFCRMKRTVDDLTKYLQTKGIDVHAMHGDMYQSSRNKVMERLRKGNLGVLIASDLASRGLDVEGITHVINYDLPDDPDLYVHRIGRTARAGRGGVAWAFVTPEEGKLLTQIELLINAEIPKLDYPDFKPGPVPESVLKSREQDEQQAKLTQSFNRFAVTANPVVPARPDPTKFPGGVVPTMMPPKRMYGKTKTTRSMKAAISQAAVGANKPATEPPAAQGG from the coding sequence ATGACGCAGCCCGATTCCCCGATCCCCAGTCCGAATACCAACCCGCTCCCTGCCGACAGCGCCCCCGCGGCGGGTGCGGCGCCATCGGGCGAAGGTCACCCGCACGTGCCGCCCGCGGGCGATGCGCGGGCGAACGAGATCTTCAACACGACCACCAAGTTCGCCGACCTTGGCCTGCGCAACAGCGTGCTCAAGGCGATCGAGGAACTGGGGTTCGTGCACCCGACGCTGATCCAGGCAACGCTGATCCCGGTGATCCTCGCGGGGCACGACGTGCTGGGCCAGGCCAAGACGGGGACCGGCAAGACCGCCGCGTTCGGACTCCCGATGATCCACGGAGCGGAGCGCGGCAAGGAGTTCCAGGGCCTGGTGCTGGTGCCGACCCGGGAGCTGGCCGTGCAGGTCGCCTCGGACATCGCCCGGTTCGCGGTGCACACGCCGATCAAGACATCGGCCGTGTTCGGCGGGGAGAACGTCAAGACGCAGGCGCAGCGGCTGGCCAAGGGCCCGGAGATCCTGGTGGCGACACCGGGCCGGATCATGGACATGGCCCAGCGGGGTCTGCTGCACTACAGGAACGTGCGGACGGTGGTGCTCGACGAGGTGGACCGGATGCTGGACATCGGCTTCCGCGACGACATCCGCCGGATCCTGCGGTCGTGCCCGGCCCCCGGGCCGCGAGACCAGGGCGGGCGGCAGACGGTGTTCGTGTCAGCGACGATCTCGGGGGAGATCGAAAGCCTGGCGCGGTCGCACGCATTGAACCCGCAGAAGATCGTCTCCACGAGCGGGGCTCTGACGGCCACGATGGTGAAGCAGTTCCACCTGACGGTGGAGCGGTGGGACAAGCGGCGGCTGCTGGCCCACCTGCTGACCCACGAAGAGCCGGCGCTGACGGTGGTCTTCTGCCGGATGAAGCGGACCGTCGACGACCTGACCAAGTACCTGCAGACCAAGGGGATCGACGTGCACGCGATGCACGGCGACATGTACCAGTCATCGCGGAACAAGGTGATGGAGCGGCTGCGGAAGGGGAACCTCGGGGTGCTGATCGCCTCGGACCTGGCGTCGCGCGGGCTGGACGTCGAGGGAATCACGCACGTGATCAACTACGACCTGCCCGACGATCCCGACCTGTACGTGCACCGGATCGGCCGCACGGCGCGGGCCGGGCGAGGCGGGGTGGCGTGGGCGTTCGTGACGCCGGAAGAGGGAAAACTGCTGACGCAGATCGAACTGCTGATCAACGCGGAGATCCCGAAACTCGACTACCCGGACTTCAAGCCGGGTCCGGTGCCCGAGAGCGTGCTCAAGTCCCGCGAGCAGGACGAGCAGCAGGCGAAACTGACGCAGTCGTTCAACCGCTTCGCGGTGACGGCGAACCCGGTGGTCCCCGCACGGCCGGACCCAACGAAGTTCCCGGGCGGGGTGGTGCCGACGATGATGCCACCCAAGCGGATGTACGGGAAGACGAAGACGACGCGATCGATGAAGGCGGCGATCTCGCAGGCGGCGGTCGGGGCCAACAAGCCCGCGACGGAGCCGCCGGCGGCGCAGGGCGGGTAA
- a CDS encoding alanine racemase — translation MPSSRLEVDLHAVDHNLRVIRSVVSPASRPTSDPAAAEIVRPPASARQPVSICAVLKQDAYSLGAVRIAKRIASGLGPGSPDSVEMIAVYALDEARELAESNITTPTLILKPVRDIDRTDPVYRAAAAGRLHLTLHDLDQLAHLERLCTRLGFVIPVHVFVDTGLARGGALPSEAAAMVQRIIRGVGPSGMGGPRVRLAGVMTHFASPCDDAAFTREQAASFREWVASVRDTLPNGGSGLALHAANTCATFRSEKYHGTMVRMGQSLYGYGLDEGCNLNEFGFADAARSLKAAVRWLAPIVQIKDIPPGHPVGYGSTWRAPRRHDGRHTRIALVPVGYADGYPRSLGNRASAGLNARPFDRKGGPDDGVATTVFAPVVGRVSMDQICLDVTEAPESHVFAGSEVELVGADRTSPNYLPALASAAGTITHELLARINPRIERAHKYHTAAAAPPIPISRPAPLIAQGRTSGGHGGPAAVAR, via the coding sequence GTGCCCAGCAGCCGCCTCGAAGTCGATCTCCATGCCGTGGACCACAACCTGCGGGTGATCCGCTCCGTGGTCTCTCCGGCCTCCCGTCCCACCTCCGATCCTGCCGCGGCGGAGATTGTCCGCCCCCCCGCGTCGGCCCGTCAGCCCGTCTCCATCTGCGCCGTTCTCAAGCAGGATGCCTACTCGCTCGGGGCTGTCCGGATCGCCAAGCGGATCGCGTCCGGCCTTGGCCCCGGTTCCCCTGACAGCGTCGAGATGATCGCCGTCTACGCCCTCGACGAGGCCCGTGAACTGGCCGAGTCCAACATCACCACGCCGACATTGATCCTCAAGCCGGTTCGCGACATCGACCGCACCGACCCGGTCTATCGCGCCGCCGCCGCCGGACGCCTGCACCTCACCCTCCACGACCTCGATCAACTCGCCCACCTCGAGCGGCTCTGCACCCGGTTGGGATTCGTCATCCCCGTCCACGTCTTTGTCGACACCGGCCTGGCCCGCGGCGGGGCTCTCCCCTCCGAAGCCGCCGCGATGGTCCAGCGGATCATCCGCGGCGTCGGCCCCTCGGGCATGGGCGGCCCCCGGGTCCGCCTCGCCGGGGTCATGACCCACTTCGCGAGCCCGTGCGACGACGCCGCCTTCACCCGCGAGCAGGCCGCCAGCTTCCGAGAGTGGGTCGCCTCGGTCCGCGACACGCTCCCCAACGGCGGCTCGGGGCTCGCCCTCCACGCGGCGAACACCTGCGCCACCTTCCGCTCCGAGAAGTACCACGGGACGATGGTCCGCATGGGGCAGTCGCTCTACGGCTACGGCCTCGACGAGGGGTGCAACCTCAACGAGTTCGGCTTCGCCGATGCCGCCCGCTCGCTCAAGGCAGCCGTGCGCTGGCTCGCCCCGATCGTTCAGATCAAGGACATCCCGCCCGGCCACCCCGTCGGCTACGGCTCCACCTGGCGCGCCCCGCGCCGGCATGACGGCCGGCACACCCGCATCGCGCTCGTGCCCGTCGGCTACGCCGACGGCTACCCGCGCTCCCTGGGCAACCGCGCCAGCGCCGGCCTCAACGCTCGCCCGTTCGATCGCAAGGGCGGACCGGATGACGGGGTCGCCACGACCGTTTTTGCCCCGGTAGTCGGCCGCGTCAGCATGGACCAGATCTGCCTCGATGTGACCGAGGCTCCCGAGTCGCACGTCTTCGCGGGGTCGGAGGTCGAACTGGTCGGGGCCGACCGTACGTCACCGAACTACCTGCCCGCACTCGCCTCCGCCGCGGGCACCATTACCCACGAGCTGCTGGCCCGCATCAACCCCCGTATCGAGCGGGCCCACAAGTACCACACCGCCGCCGCGGCACCGCCGATCCCGATCTCCCGCCCGGCCCCGCTGATCGCTCAGGGCCGTACCAGCGGTGGCCATGGCGGGCCGGCCGCGGTCGCTCGGTAG
- a CDS encoding glycosyltransferase family 2 protein, translated as MDDRRMQDNAPVPRRATLSVAVVCRDNARTIARTLESARRLVDATGGNGGSAGPGGGGAGEVVAVDSGSTDGTLELLAGHGARVIHSEWLGHVRTKQLALDACASDWVLCLDSDESPDEALERSILAAVARNDVAVAGYRLNRKVFYRGRALNHVWQPEPRLRLVRPACCRWGGIDPHDAMELTGRCTAGGWIGSLEGTLRHDSFETFSEHFRKQWDHSRTMARSLHAAGSRGSYAALLVSPIAALLKQLILKRAFLDGYPGWLAAASSAAGALMKHAMLIEMSRSPER; from the coding sequence ATGGACGATCGTCGCATGCAGGACAACGCCCCGGTCCCGCGGCGCGCGACCCTTTCGGTCGCCGTGGTCTGCCGCGACAACGCGCGCACGATCGCCCGGACGCTCGAGTCGGCTCGCCGCCTCGTCGATGCCACCGGCGGGAACGGGGGCTCGGCCGGACCGGGCGGGGGAGGAGCGGGGGAAGTGGTCGCTGTGGACTCCGGATCGACCGACGGCACGCTCGAACTCCTCGCCGGCCACGGCGCGAGGGTGATCCATTCCGAGTGGCTCGGGCACGTGCGGACCAAGCAGCTCGCACTCGACGCCTGCGCCTCGGACTGGGTGCTCTGCCTCGACAGCGACGAGTCGCCCGATGAGGCGCTGGAGCGTTCGATCCTTGCCGCCGTGGCGCGGAATGACGTCGCCGTTGCCGGGTACCGCCTCAACCGCAAGGTCTTCTACCGCGGGCGGGCGCTCAACCACGTCTGGCAGCCGGAGCCTCGTCTGCGGCTCGTCCGCCCGGCTTGCTGCCGCTGGGGCGGGATCGACCCGCACGACGCGATGGAGCTCACCGGCCGCTGCACCGCCGGCGGCTGGATCGGCTCACTCGAGGGAACGCTCCGGCACGACTCCTTCGAGACCTTCAGCGAGCACTTCCGCAAGCAGTGGGACCACTCGCGGACGATGGCCCGCAGCCTCCACGCGGCGGGCTCGCGCGGCTCATACGCCGCGCTCCTGGTCTCGCCGATCGCGGCCCTGCTCAAGCAACTGATCCTCAAGCGGGCGTTCCTTGATGGCTATCCGGGGTGGCTCGCCGCGGCGTCATCGGCAGCGGGCGCGCTCATGAAGCACGCCATGCTCATCGAGATGAGCAGGAGTCCGGAGCGATGA
- a CDS encoding class I SAM-dependent methyltransferase, with protein sequence MAAGSMFRKAAARAITAVGGPGATATVKVVMSNLGLTQPAPGFPQPDFGPTYTPPRDGEIHGMLGTPDGAVRVVPARGQLPNSNSYPAAPPAPRVPRRKSEVPLKELKYLPVWHTEGHPTHWEFPAFLDNPGCQWLQGLKRLYANPLSFPSSLSPEGGLLVHSLIRNIRPRLVIETGTFVGVSTIWIAAALKENGDGGVIHTFDDFGPIKAAPWREVELKSGRLEFVARNVTSAGLADQVVFHPGNSPFEIRAAQEEFNAAGGCQLAFLDADHGIVGAWHDLWATEPVLNTGGFVLLHDTFPHICSYDGPRNVLDNINKNAVGRYEKLDMYLSPINYGLGLIRRIG encoded by the coding sequence ATGGCAGCCGGTTCAATGTTTCGAAAAGCCGCCGCGAGGGCCATCACTGCTGTCGGCGGTCCAGGCGCGACCGCGACCGTCAAGGTGGTGATGTCGAACCTGGGGCTGACGCAGCCGGCACCGGGATTCCCCCAGCCGGACTTTGGGCCGACTTACACGCCGCCGCGGGACGGGGAGATCCACGGGATGCTGGGGACGCCCGACGGGGCGGTACGGGTGGTGCCGGCGCGGGGGCAGTTGCCCAACTCGAACTCATACCCGGCGGCGCCGCCCGCGCCGCGGGTGCCGCGGCGCAAGTCCGAGGTGCCGCTGAAGGAACTCAAGTACCTACCCGTGTGGCACACCGAGGGGCACCCGACGCACTGGGAGTTTCCGGCGTTTCTGGACAACCCGGGGTGCCAGTGGCTGCAGGGGCTCAAGCGGCTGTACGCGAACCCGCTGAGTTTCCCGTCGTCGCTGTCGCCCGAGGGCGGGCTGCTGGTGCACTCGCTGATCCGGAACATCCGGCCGCGGCTGGTGATCGAGACGGGGACCTTCGTCGGGGTGTCGACGATCTGGATCGCGGCGGCACTGAAGGAGAACGGGGATGGCGGGGTGATCCACACGTTCGACGACTTCGGACCGATCAAGGCAGCGCCGTGGCGGGAGGTGGAGCTGAAGTCGGGGCGGCTGGAGTTTGTAGCCAGGAACGTCACATCGGCCGGGCTGGCGGACCAGGTGGTCTTCCACCCGGGGAACTCGCCGTTCGAGATCCGGGCGGCGCAGGAGGAGTTCAACGCGGCGGGCGGGTGCCAACTGGCGTTCCTGGATGCGGACCACGGGATCGTGGGCGCGTGGCACGATCTATGGGCGACCGAGCCGGTGCTGAACACCGGCGGGTTCGTGCTCCTGCACGACACGTTCCCGCACATCTGCTCGTACGACGGACCGCGGAACGTGCTGGACAACATCAACAAGAACGCGGTGGGGCGGTACGAAAAGCTGGATATGTACCTGTCGCCGATCAACTACGGGCTGGGGCTGATCCGGCGGATCGGGTAG
- a CDS encoding NAD(P)H-dependent oxidoreductase subunit E → MAWITKNSATTAVDRRSEPYLTGAMKDRLSRDILPRYERKQGALLPALHMIQHEYGWVPPQAMEELADFYGLQPSDVIDTASFYEEYWLKPRGKHLVAVCRSIACEFCGQGAVSEACKDALGVDVGETTDDGAITLIEVECLGSCGTAPALLVDETLHENVRPDQVAALIDGARNSAKGHH, encoded by the coding sequence ATGGCCTGGATTACCAAGAACTCCGCAACGACCGCCGTCGACCGGCGCAGCGAGCCGTACCTGACCGGCGCGATGAAGGACCGCCTGAGCCGCGACATCCTCCCGCGCTATGAGCGCAAGCAGGGCGCCCTCCTTCCCGCTCTCCACATGATCCAGCATGAGTACGGGTGGGTCCCGCCCCAGGCCATGGAGGAACTTGCCGACTTCTACGGCCTCCAGCCCAGCGATGTCATCGACACCGCCTCGTTCTACGAGGAGTACTGGCTCAAGCCCCGCGGCAAGCACCTGGTCGCCGTCTGCCGGTCGATTGCGTGCGAGTTCTGCGGGCAGGGCGCCGTTTCCGAGGCCTGCAAGGACGCCCTCGGCGTCGACGTCGGCGAGACGACGGACGACGGCGCAATCACGCTCATCGAGGTCGAGTGCCTCGGCTCCTGCGGCACCGCGCCGGCGCTCCTGGTGGACGAGACCCTGCACGAGAACGTCCGGCCCGACCAGGTCGCTGCGCTCATCGATGGGGCCCGGAACAGCGCCAAGGGCCACCACTAG
- a CDS encoding lamin tail domain-containing protein: MGTYSAVFAAMVSASVVIVCIADPPAEPAPAAPDAATAPKPGANSIVPYPHPLITEILYAVPGAGDGDANGDGKRDAAGDEFVEFINPHDRPINLRGYTITDRNEGRAQLRFTFPALELPPGGVVVVFNGQGQKWKGPVGTTKSAPAEGNAAFHGAYVFTIDATSSSISWANGGDWVLLSDPSGEAVHCVWWGKFAEKKPEKGLVEEAPLVSRSSVTRRDPSSALFSHSDLAKPLYSPGEFGDPAERAPAGG, translated from the coding sequence GTGGGTACATACAGCGCGGTGTTCGCGGCGATGGTGTCGGCGTCGGTTGTAATCGTGTGTATTGCCGACCCCCCGGCCGAGCCGGCTCCCGCTGCCCCGGATGCGGCGACCGCTCCGAAGCCCGGGGCCAACTCGATCGTGCCGTACCCGCATCCCCTGATCACCGAGATCCTGTACGCCGTGCCCGGGGCCGGCGACGGCGATGCCAATGGCGACGGAAAGCGCGACGCCGCGGGTGATGAGTTCGTCGAGTTCATCAACCCGCACGACCGACCGATCAACCTCCGCGGCTACACGATCACCGACCGCAACGAGGGCCGGGCTCAACTCAGGTTCACCTTCCCGGCGCTCGAACTGCCGCCCGGCGGCGTGGTCGTTGTCTTCAACGGCCAGGGGCAGAAGTGGAAGGGCCCTGTGGGCACCACCAAGTCCGCGCCCGCCGAGGGGAACGCGGCGTTCCACGGTGCGTATGTCTTCACCATCGATGCAACCTCGTCCTCGATCTCGTGGGCGAACGGGGGCGATTGGGTGCTCCTGAGCGACCCCTCCGGCGAGGCGGTGCACTGCGTCTGGTGGGGGAAGTTCGCCGAGAAGAAGCCTGAGAAGGGCCTGGTCGAGGAGGCCCCGCTGGTGAGCCGGTCCAGCGTGACGCGGCGCGACCCCTCGTCGGCTCTGTTCTCGCACTCGGACCTCGCCAAGCCGCTCTACAGCCCGGGCGAGTTCGGCGATCCGGCGGAGCGGGCGCCCGCCGGCGGGTGA